The following are encoded together in the Bos indicus isolate NIAB-ARS_2022 breed Sahiwal x Tharparkar chromosome 29, NIAB-ARS_B.indTharparkar_mat_pri_1.0, whole genome shotgun sequence genome:
- the LOC109554260 gene encoding olfactory receptor 8A1 has protein sequence MAAENHSTVTEFILGGLTNRPELQLPLFFLFLGIYSVTMVGNLGMITLICLNAQLHTPMYYFLSNLSFVDLCYSSVTTPKMLVNFVSGKNTISYAGCMAQLYFFLVFVIAECYMLTVMAYDRYVAICRPLLYNIIMSHRVCSLLVAGVYIMGLIGSTIETGLMLKLPYCEHLISHYFCDILPLMKLSCSSTYDVEMTVFFLAGFNIVVTSLTVLISYAFILSSILCISTTEGRSKAFSTCSSHFAAVGIFYGTTAFMYLKPSTASSLAQENVASVFYTTVIPMLNPLIYSLRNKEVKAAMQKTLREKLF, from the coding sequence ATGGCTGCAGAAAATCACTCTACAGTGACAGAGTTCATTCTCGGAGGTTTAACAAATCGACCAGAGCTCCagctccctctcttcttcctcttccttgggATCTACTCTGTCACCATGGTAGGGAACCTGGGCATGataacactgatttgtctgaACGCTCAGcttcacacccccatgtactactTCCTCAGCAACCTGTCCTTTGTGGATCTCTGCTACTCCTCTGTCACTACCCCTAAGATGCTGGTGAACTTTGTGTCAGGAAAGAACACCATCTCCTATGCAGGATGCATGGCCCAGCTCTACTTCTTCCTGGTGTTTGTCATTGCTGAATGTTACATGCTTaccgtgatggcctatgaccgctatgttgcCATCTGCAGACCTTTGCTTTACAACATCATCATGTCTCATCGAGTCTGCTCCCTGCTGGTGGCTGGGGTCTATATCATGGGGCTCATTGGTTCAACCATAGAGACTGGCCTCATGTTGAAACTGCCCTATTGTGAACACCTCATCAGTCATTACTTCTGTGACATCCTTCCCCTCATGAAACTTTCCTGCTCTAGCACCTATGACGTTGAGATGACAGTCTTCTTTTTGGCTGGATTCAACATTGTAGTTACTAGCTTAACAGTCCTAATTTCCTATGCCTTCATCCTGTCCAGTATCCTCTGCATCAGCACCACAGAGGGAAGGTCCAAAGCCTTCAGCACCTGCAGCTCCCACTTTGCAGCTGTGGGGATTTTCTATGGAACAACTGCCTTCATGTACTTGAAACCCTCCACGGCCAGTTCCCTGGCCCAGGAGAACGTGGCCTCCGTGTTCTACACCACAGtgatccccatgctgaaccccctgATCTACAGCTTGAGGAATAAGGAGGTAAAGGCTGCCATGCAGAAAACTCTGAGGGAAAAATTGTTTTGA